A region of the Cannabis sativa cultivar Pink pepper isolate KNU-18-1 chromosome 3, ASM2916894v1, whole genome shotgun sequence genome:
GCCAATGAAGACTTTAAATTAGTATTCATCAAAGTAAATTGTGTGGACAACGAATGaatctgaaaaaaaaagtgACATGGCAAATCAGCCTTACCTTCACTGTATTGTCCAACAAAGCAACAGCAATATACTTGGAGTCAGGACTAACAGCGACAGCAAGAACTTCGTCATCCATCTTCATAGTCCTTACATTTGATGCCTTAAGGTGCTTAGAGCCCTGCAAATTAAATAGCTGAAGTGTTACTTACCCATCAAATATGAAAATTGCAACTGTAGCAGCTTACATGTCAGacataaattttgaaatgaagAATGGGAGAAACAAAAAGCTTCTATAATAACGACCAACATATGATATAAACATTTGACAAAGTAGGATGGTACAAAATTTtgaagattattattaagagcaTTGCTATAAGGCACCAATAGTGTCTAGCACCACCTAGAGGTGACTCCATGTAAATTGTAATTGTTTAGCGATATTCtataatagttattaaattaaattatatttaattaaatcaataTCGATATGACACCTCTAAGTGGTGCTAGGTGGTGCTAGGCACCACAAGTGCCTTTTAGTATTTctctattattaattattaagatatacattcaaaaatattcatatatatttttgtaattgttGGCCCTGGCAGTTTCACCAAAGAACCTCCCATTGGCCCAAGGTATTTTGAGTCCATGGGGGTTCAAACTTGGAACAAATGCCTACCAGAACTTTCCAATACTCCTTACCACTAGACCACCCGTTGGGGATATTGTAAAATATTAAGATTAATATTGTGAAGACAGTTTTATGAAGAACCTACTTGAGTAGATTCCGCTTGATACTCCCAGAACTTAACATCGTGATCCGCACTTCCTGTTACAAAACCGTTTTCATGGGGAATGGCCACAATGGAGCGAATAGAGCCACCATGGGCTTCAACAGCTTCAATGCAAGTCCCACTGCCAATGTCAACAATCTCCAATTTTCCACCTTTAGTTCCAACTAGTCCGTACCTATTCTGAGGAAGAATATAACCACACAGCCCGAATTCAGAATCAATAGTCCGGAGGCAAGAACCAGTACTTGGATTCCAAATCTTCACAGCATTGTGACTAGTTGACATCAAAAGTGTGTTGTCTGAGCTAAGCGTAACACTTCTTACATCAGAGCGGTGCCCTTGAAGATCAATAGCAAGTGTTTTATTTGCTGCATCACTATCAATAGAATAGAATTCCAAAAGATTATTGTTCAATGACAAAGCTATCGTAGCCAATGAGCTCTTTGGGGTGATTGGGGAGAACGAAATTGAAGAAATCTTTTTGCCAGCTCTAACAGTCTGAATGAGCTTGAAAACATCTGGGATTGTAACTACAGGGCTATGTTTTTCTCCTGTTACATGACTTATTTCTCCATTTTCTGTCACCTCTGCCTCTTCTTTAGCAGATTTCTTCTCCTTCCGGTGAAGCCTACGTTTTGCTTTACGCTTAGATTCAGCCTCGTCCAACACACGGAAAATTTCTACAATCTTCCCTGCAACTTGGCAAGCCAGCAAATTTCCAGACTTGTTGAATCTTAGGGTTCCAACTCTATCCTTGCTTTGGCGCTGAAGTTCACCAAACTGCTTCAGAACACTCCATTTATCTTGGGATGACGAATTACCATTATTCACCACTTCATTCCCATCTACATTATCTACGGACTGCTCAGCCTCCGTCTCATGCTTAACAGAATAAAACCGAAGCTCCGGGTCCGCAGACCCAGTGACCAAAAATCTCTCCTCTGGATCAACGTCTATGGACCAAATCTCACTATGATGACCACCAACAATTTGCATACAATGCTGTGTTTCAAGATCCCACACCCTCAAAAACTTGTCTTTGGAAGAACTAACCAGTTTCTTACCGGAATCTAAGAAGACAACATCAGTCACCTACAAAACATGGTAacaacaaacaaaaataaaagaaatgaaaTGGGTGGGAAAATATATACTTATActgtatacacatatatatctCCATTAAGAATCTGCATAAAACATACCTGGTCTCGATGACCCCTGAGACGAAATAGACCAGTCTCTCCAACTACATCCCACAGTATAACATCATTATCTTTACTCCCAGATGCAAGCAAAGACCCAAGCTTGTTGTACCGAAGAACAGTCACAGCCCCTTTATGCCCATTCAATGTAGTTTCACAGGTTCCTTTCTCAAAATCCCAAATTCGAATACTTCCATCTGCATACCCAATCGCTACCTGCAATTAAACCCTAACTTCACTCCCGGAAGCAAACAGAACAGCAGATAACATTAAGAAGCTAAAATCAAAAGGTTACCAGAGATGAATGCGATGCATCGACAGCGATTGCGGTGACACCGAGGGAAGGACCACGAGAAGACGAAGATGGGTCTAGGTTTTTAATGCGAACGCCTTGTCGTACATGCCAaagcccgaccttctcgagggCCGGGGCAAGGAGGTGCTTCCCAGAGCTGTCGTAAGCGATGTTTGATCCGATGGAAGCGATGACGCCAAAGGCAGAAGCCGGCTCGTACCTCAAGTAGGATTTCACCATGGCTTTGCTGCTTTGCTTCTCTGCTATGGCGGTAGCCGGAGAAAATAGTGTTCTTTCTTTATCGTTGAAGGGTTTAAGGGTTTTAGGACGTAATTCGGGTACGGGTCAGATTATGGGCCTAATTGGTCCATAGAACTTGGGATTTCAGCCCATTGAATGCCCAATTTTTTTtgggaaaacttacaaaactaCTACTGGAATTTAGGttagtttttacaaaaatactatcatacggaaatcttttcaaaaatactttatttttataaaacaacagtagaacacaaaacagaacaactaaaaacaacagcagaacaacagtgaaaacttaacacagtacacactacacagtataaaacttactcagtaattttgaaaaaaattccgccccacagtataaaagtaaaaaaattaaaaaatttcagtatgtggtgTAATTATTCCTTTTTTTAAGGGGGTTTAACaccatttattgaaatttttaatttttttacttttttattgtgggacagaatttttttcaaaaatattatgttttttttttcaaaaatactgtgtaagttttatactgtgtattgtgttaagttttcactgttattttacggttgttttttagttgttccattgttattttaattgttctctttttttgttttacagttattttataaaaagacagtatttttgtaaaaaattccttgtggcagtaaaattgtaaatttttgcctaaaatttaacatttttataaaaaccacattttttatCAACATTTAATGCCTAAATTTACTCATtggttatttacaaaaatatggggaaaaaatagaaagatacaattttattaagaatTTTTTGGGGTTAAActctcttaattattattttatttgtacttAACCTTTCAATctcaaattttggtggtaaaacttactaaattaataaactattaataaatttaaggtgtcattCATTTACAACAGTTAAGTGTCAACCTGACTTGCTTATGTGTATACTCTTATACATATGACACGTATATATTAGTatacttatataaatatttaaaaaatataaaaaattcattttaaaattaaataaatgtaaAGTTATAAATACATAATGTTGATAATTTGTTTAGgctttgatcttttgggtttcCTTTGATTTCCCACAAAAATGGTGATAATTTGTACTTCAATTTGATGGGGACTTTACCCCTCCCTACTTGTTCTATCTCTTTCTAAGTTTAGATTTATGGtttgattttaatttagtttCATGCTTTTAATTTTACTATGTTTTTCATCAGCCATGTTCTTTTTATTCTTccttttaatatattttcatttgtttttttttttaaatttgtttgtcaatgttttttgggttttttttttagttttaatcaaaaaaaaaaaagtaacaatattacaaaaatattttcagctagccaaataaataaatatacagccaaaataaaaaaaaattacacaaataccacttacacacctCTTCAATCCAGGATCCATACTTCCTGGGCAACTATCGCGCAACCATGCAGCAACCCAACGCAActgaaacgaaaattcaactagaaagagaaccaccattaattatggtgacttcacctgagaagacgacaacaatcaatcaaaacaggagctgtttcgaattcatgaaaaaaaaaagtgtagaaaaactactacaaaattaaaattcaaccgaaatccaattcaatttgcataaaactaatgtcctgattttaattttcaaatccatgaaagacagatctcaaaaagttgaactggagttcccaaacaatccaactcaagtataattcgaaaaaaaaaattacatcaatactatagtaaaaggtttatcctggtgtattttcgttattttctaaatttctaatggtgaatttgttcatattaaatcataaataaacatgtagatagagttacgtacgtgaaatactattctaatttttaatgtttcataacagttgcattacagttgcataaacattttgcaaacagttatttcgtctgattgaaaccttcgtctaatgcaaccttcggccaaccacccaAAAACTTTCGTCTAACTGAAACCTTCGTCTAATGCAACCTTCGGCTAATCACCCAGCGaccatcgtctgattgaaaccttcatCAACCATCGCGCAACCACACAACAACAACCCTacaaccatcgtctgattgtataagtgatagtgtaagaggtattttggtaattaaaatcacataaaaggtATAGATGTTGTCTACACCTTATGGaggtattttttataaataaagtgTCAATTTATATTATCTATGTAAAAAttccatgtttttttttttaaaaaaaatatattttaatttaatttcctcATATGCCATGccattaataattaatgacaTGGCATGCATCAGTCTACTTGGCATTGGTTGGATTGAGCTACGTTGTCAAATAACGGGATCGGGAGAACAAAAGTATGTTTTTGCTAACATCACAGTGATTTTAGGGGTTTTGCCGttaaaatttaagttttgaAGATTGAATGCAAGTAAAAGTTTTGAGAGTTACGCCACAATTAACTCAAATTAATACATAGTACttattttaacaaaacaaaaagacTTTGTGACCACAATGTACCCTTTGCACAGTGGATGCGGTTTGGAGAGAGCAAAATAGGAAAATTCATAGAGGAGTTGTATCTCCCCTACCACAACTTATTATCATGATTAAAAGAAACCTAAGGGATCACTCATTGGTTGCTGATAACTCATTTGAGCCCATTTTAGCTTGGAGACCCCTCCATTATCATGGGTGTGTTGCAACTCAGATGTCAAGGTGAATGTCGATAGTTCTGTGTTGGCTGTTGTTATCAAGAATGAATGGGGTGATGCCATTAAAACAGCAAGGAGCCATTTCACTGAACCATTGCTTTGTGAGGCTCATGTAATTTGCCTTGCAGCAGAACTCACAATGGAGCTTGGTCACAAGTGGGTGCTTTTTTAATGCGATAACATTGTGGTTACAAATTCTTTTAACACCAACACCGACCTTGAGGTGGACCATACTCTCTCCACAGCTAGAGGACGATTTCTCAATATTTGCAGTCAGTTGAGAGAGTGGGGAGCAATTCACATCTCTAGCAGCTGTAATTCAATGGTGCATAATATCGCCAAATAGGCAAACATCACCAACACTTTCGAATCAGTCTCTCACGTGGGGCTTGACCCTAGCGTGCTAGACGACTATGCTAAGTGGTCTTCGAGCTAGTTAGTGGATGTTTTTCTTGTAATGTTTTACTTTCTTTgcggtttttttattttctttgtgTTGTACTGTGTTTTTCTAGTATTTGTTGGTTTTGTTTAATTGAAGTTGGGTACCCCATTtcccataaaaaaaatacacacttACGTTGAAGATATGTACATAATTGGAGCTTTGAGCAATTAAAGGCATAACTTAATATAGGACCAACTCTGAATTTTAGTCggctatagaaaaaaaaaattagatccttatttagaaaaaaaaaatataatactttttaaaatctataaaaatatataattttaaaggagaaaaaaaaaattagaccctTAAACTAAGTGAGCCCTAAGCTTGAGAGGGTCGGCCCTCTAcagaccaattttttttttttgacgcggTGATTAAAATCACACACGATTAACAAAGCAATAATCACACTCGACGGCGGTACCTCCTcaaaccaggatagctcattgtATAGTAAGTAACtgtacatttttttaatttgtttccaAGTGATTGACTGTTAGTATCATCAATCATcagtatatataaatgaaagCAAAAGAAGAGTTTAGGTggcaacctatttttttttcttcctattttttc
Encoded here:
- the LOC115709420 gene encoding uncharacterized protein LOC115709420, producing MVKSYLRYEPASAFGVIASIGSNIAYDSSGKHLLAPALEKVGLWHVRQGVRIKNLDPSSSSRGPSLGVTAIAVDASHSSLVAIGYADGSIRIWDFEKGTCETTLNGHKGAVTVLRYNKLGSLLASGSKDNDVILWDVVGETGLFRLRGHRDQVTDVVFLDSGKKLVSSSKDKFLRVWDLETQHCMQIVGGHHSEIWSIDVDPEERFLVTGSADPELRFYSVKHETEAEQSVDNVDGNEVVNNGNSSSQDKWSVLKQFGELQRQSKDRVGTLRFNKSGNLLACQVAGKIVEIFRVLDEAESKRKAKRRLHRKEKKSAKEEAEVTENGEISHVTGEKHSPVVTIPDVFKLIQTVRAGKKISSISFSPITPKSSLATIALSLNNNLLEFYSIDSDAANKTLAIDLQGHRSDVRSVTLSSDNTLLMSTSHNAVKIWNPSTGSCLRTIDSEFGLCGYILPQNRYGLVGTKGGKLEIVDIGSGTCIEAVEAHGGSIRSIVAIPHENGFVTGSADHDVKFWEYQAESTQGSKHLKASNVRTMKMDDEVLAVAVSPDSKYIAVALLDNTVKVFYFDSLKFFLSLYGHKLPVLCMDISSDGDLIVTGSADKDLKIWGLDFGDCHKSLFAHKESITAVKFVQRTHYLFSVGKDNLVKYWDVDKFECLLTLEGHHADVWCLAVSNRGDFVVTGSHDRSIRRWDRTEEPFFIEEEKEKRLEEELETDLDNAFENRYAPKEEVPEEGAVALAGKKSKETLSATDTIIDALDIAEVELKRLTDYEEEKAKGKVAPFQPNVLLLGLSPSEYILRAISKVQTSDLEQTLLALPFSDALQLLTYLKQWTSNSDKVELVCRISTVLLQTHYNQLITTPAARPILTVLKELLYARIKECKDTLGFNLAAMDHLKQMMSSRSDALFKDAKSKLQEIRSQHSKRLEARTETREEKQRKKKNKK